CTTACCCAGATGACCCTTGGCATGTCAAGGGACGATGCAGGAAGATTTTTGCCTGACTATGTTGATGAGAAAAAGGCAGGCATCTTGAAAAACGACCCGTTCCAATCCCTTGACCAGGATGGCGTGGGCGCACTCATAAAGATTGCCATTGAGAAAGGCAGAAAAACAAGAAAAGATTTGAAGATAGGAATATGCGGTGAGCACGGCGGAGATCCGGCCACAGTAGAATTCTGCCACAGGAACGGATTTAGCTATGTTTCTTGTTCACCTTTCAGGGTGCCGATAGCGAGGCTTGCGGCTGCGCATGCGGTATTGAAAGATACCGGTAGTAATGGTTTAAAGAAAAAAGCCAGAAGATAGTGTTACCGGTTTTCATTCCTTTATTTTCCCATATATACCCTATCCATCACTGGTCTAAATTGTCAACATCCACCATATATAGTGGTATTAGAGAATGAAATGCCCACCTTATTGTATTTTCTTCTTTACAAACAATTTAAACTCTGATAGGATTTTTCTCAAGAAACAATTTTAAGAAACTCTATTTAAAACAGCGATAATTTTATTGGATAGAAACTACCAAATAAGAAAATTTTATCTTGATTTGTGCCGTATACTAAAATAAAATATATACGGCAAGGAGATGTTGATATGGGAACAAAATTGACATTGCTGATGGATGAAAAATTAATTAAGACTGCAAAAAAAGCGGCTGGTTTGAGAAAGACAAGTCTTTCTAAAATGGTCTCCGATTATTTTAAATTTATTTTGGCACAGCAAAAAAAAGAATTTATAGAGTCGCCTATTTTGTCGGAGATAACGGGAATCCTCCCTACAAAGGTTGATAATAAAAAGCTGCTCTCGGATTATAAGAGGCATATAGAGAGGAAGTATATTTGAAAACTGTCCTCTGCGATATCAATTTTATCCTTGATATTTTTCTTAAACGGGAGCCTTTTTATTCTTCCGCCGCCGTAGTGTTCAAAAAAATTGAAGAGGGCGCATTGAAGGGTTATCTCTGCGCATTAAGTTTCCCGACGCTTTTTTATCTGTTGTCAAAAGAATTGAACAGAAATAAGGCAATGAAGGCGTTGGAGAAGCTCAGGATTGTATTCAATGTTGCAGAAGTTGATGAGAAGGTGATAGACCTTTCGCTGGCCTCTGATTTTAAAGATTTTGAGGATGCTGTTCAGTATTATTCGGCTGTTCTTGTAAAGGCTGATTATATTATTACAAGAAACAAAGGCGATTATGCGGATGATAAAGTCTCTGTTTTAACCTCTGAAGAATTTCTTGCGCTGTTTGAAATTTAAGTTTTTAAAGCGATATAACAAAAATTTATGAAAATCAAAAAACTTGAAGCCCACGGCTTTAAATCATTTGTAGACAAGACAAGTCTTGTCTTTCCA
The DNA window shown above is from Nitrospirota bacterium and carries:
- a CDS encoding PIN domain-containing protein, which gives rise to MKTVLCDINFILDIFLKREPFYSSAAVVFKKIEEGALKGYLCALSFPTLFYLLSKELNRNKAMKALEKLRIVFNVAEVDEKVIDLSLASDFKDFEDAVQYYSAVLVKADYIITRNKGDYADDKVSVLTSEEFLALFEI
- a CDS encoding pyruvate, phosphate dikinase (catalyzes the formation of phosphoenolpyruvate from pyruvate); amino-acid sequence: TNPMLGHRGCRLCITYPEILEMQVRAIIEAACECVKEGVKVHPEIMHPLVIDGKELKILETKTREVAERVIKEQGVKLKYLVGTMIEVPRAALLADKIAEVAEFFSFGTNDLTQMTLGMSRDDAGRFLPDYVDEKKAGILKNDPFQSLDQDGVGALIKIAIEKGRKTRKDLKIGICGEHGGDPATVEFCHRNGFSYVSCSPFRVPIARLAAAHAVLKDTGSNGLKKKARR